Genomic DNA from Bacillota bacterium:
ATCATCTCGCGCCCCGGAGGCATCATTTTCTGCACCTCGATGCCTGAAATCTGTGCATTCGGCATCTTGATCCGCACCGTTGAAATGATCTCGTTGAAATTCCTGCGGATGTCATCAGCTGATCTGATGTTGAGCTTGACGCCGCCCAGGTCCGTCTTGTGCTGGATTTTGGGGGCCGCTAGCTTCAGTACGACCGGATATCCCATTTTCTCAGCGGCTTTTACAGCCTCTTCGACCGTCGTAGCCAGAACAGACGGAGCCGCCGGAATTCCATATGCATCAGCCACCTGTGCGGCCTCGCTCCCGATCAGATTGGTGCGCGAATCCTCCCGGACCGACGCGAAGATGGCGGCAACACGCTCCCTGTCCGGTGCGGGCCTCAAAGCCCGTTCCCTACCCTCTTTTTCAATTTGCTTCCTTAAAATGGAATATTTAGTAATTCCATCTAGAGCGTTAACGGCCGGCTCGGGGAACGGGAAGGTCGCGATGCCAGATTTCTCGAGATAGTCGACAGCACCTCCCACGAGCTCTCCGCCCATAAATGAGGCCAGGACCGGCTTCCCAGGATGTCTTGAGCGAATACCCACAAGAGCCTCAGCGGTCTCTTCAGGTTGAGTAACAGTTTGGGGGGTGAGCAAAACCAGCACGCTATCGACGTTTTCATCAGACATAATGTGCTCCATCGCATAGGCATAGCGGTCAGCACGAGCATCCCCGATAACATCCACCGGGTTATGAATATTGGCCGTTTCAGGAAGCCCAACCTTCAAAGCCTCTGTCACCCTATTGGAGAATTGGGCCATGGTCAGGGCAGAGGCTTCAATATTGTCGGTAGTTATGATGCCTGGCCCGCCAGCGTTGGTCAGGATGGCTACCCTGTTACCTCTGGGGAGCGGCTGGCTCGTAAATGTCGCCGCGAGCGAGAACAGATCATCGAGCTTTTTGACGCGCATTACATTGCACTGTTTAAATACGGTTTCATAGACGCGGTCGTTCCCGGCAAGAGAACCTGTATGTGACGATGCGGCCCGGGCCCCCGCCGCGCTCGTGCCCGATTTAAAGACGATTACAGGCTTTACCTGGCTGGCAGCGCGCGCGACGTCCATGAAGCGCTGGCCCCCTGTGATGCTCTCGATATAGCAGATAATAACCTTTGTATCAGGATCGCCGGCAAGATAATCTATAAAATCGGTCTCATCAAGACCAGCCTTATTGCCAAGGCTTATAAACTTGCTGAATCCCAGGCCTCGCGTAACGCTCCAGTCCAGAATCGCAGAGCCAAGCGCCCCGCTCTGAGAGATGAAGGCAATATCCCCCGACAGGGCAAACTTGGGAGCAAAAGAGGCATCCAGGGGCGTCCGTGTGTCCATAACGCCGAGGCAGTTCGGCCCAACCAGCATCATAGAGTAGCGATTGCAGATCTCGGCGAGCTCCCGCTCCAGCTTGGCACCGGCAGACCCCGTTTCTTTGAACCCAGCCGTAATGACGATCAGGCTCCGGACGCCGCTCTTACCGCACTCCTCTGCAGCGGCTAGGACGCCGGAAGTCGGTATAACTATAATCGCCAGTTCGGCCTTTACCTCAGAGATACTTGGGTAGCAGCGCAAACCGGCGATTTCAGTTTCTTTAGGGTTAATGGGGTATATGTCCCCCTTGAACCCGCTGTTTATCACATTTTTTAAGATCGAATTGCCTACCTTACCTTCAACCTTTGAAGCACCAATCACAGCAACGGATTTTGGCCGAAAAAGCGTGCGCAAATCAGCCATAATCTACAGATCATCTCCTCAAAACGTGGTCGATATCGTCAGCGATAGTCAGTGTATGATTTAATTCCCTCTCTGGTTTGAAAATAAACCGCGGGCGAGGCCCTCACCAGCTCGGGCCCGTAACAGCACCCCCCTCCCCTAATATAAATAAAACACGCGAAGATACATTAAACACCGAAAAATATTAAGCTAAGAAAACAAGCGGATTATGGTAAAACCAGGGAAAATTGAAAACAAGAACCGGCACAGGCATGCATAATAATCCCCCCTTCCCCCATGATAATCTGGGGGCTTTCACAGAGAGAAAACCTGGACGCCGCGCCACGTTTACATGTTTATCATTCATTGTTTATATAGAATTTTGGCCGCTACTATGGTAACATAGAAGGCTAACGCATGTCAAGGGAAAGAAAATGCTCCCTAATGCCCGCAGGTGCTGCAACTCCCGCCCCCACAGGAGGTGCACCCTCCACTTGAAATTGAGCTGCTCTTGAAGCTCGAACCGCTGTTGTATCCGAAGGTTGAAAGCAGTTTCTTGACATTCGCTGCGCCGCACCTAGGGCACTTTACGCCTTCGGCGCTGCCTGTTACCAGCTCCTCAAACCTTGCCCCGCATGATACACATGAGAATTCATATAAAGCCAAGTGCATCAACCCCTTGTTCTACGTTGCTCTGCGTTGTTCTACGTTCTCGACCTACATTCCTTCGAACCGCGACAACTATATACTGTAAATACTGTAATTACACTATTTCATTATACTACTTCTTATTGATCTTTGAAAGCATCTCCCTGGCCTTCTGGTTCCGCGGATCAGCTTCGAGCGCCCTTCGCAGTTCAGAGCGGGCATCATCGGTCATGTTTTTGGCGTTGTATGCAACGGCAAGATGGTAGTGGGCTATTGATAGCATATCCGGCGCAAAGTCCGTCTCAAACAGCAGGGCCCTCCTCAAAGTCCTGATAGCATCATCCAGCGAGCCTTTTTTGTAATATGCCCAGCCAAGGCTATCCATGAAGACCGGGTTCGCAGGCTCGAGGCTGATCGCCCTTTCCAGGAGGTTTATAGCGCCATCGACGTCCTTCCCCGAATCAGCATACAAGAAGCCGAGATTATTATAGGCGGTGGCATTCTGAGGTTCGGCAGTGATCACCGTCTTGAACTGTTTTTCAGCATCTTCGAATCTTCCGAGCTCCATGTAGGCGAGGCCCAAATTATTACGTGCCAAAGTGTGTGCTGGCTCGAGCTCTATGACGCGCTTAAAGGCCTCCACCGCCTTTTCGTAATGTCTCTTTT
This window encodes:
- a CDS encoding CoA-binding protein — its product is MADLRTLFRPKSVAVIGASKVEGKVGNSILKNVINSGFKGDIYPINPKETEIAGLRCYPSISEVKAELAIIVIPTSGVLAAAEECGKSGVRSLIVITAGFKETGSAGAKLERELAEICNRYSMMLVGPNCLGVMDTRTPLDASFAPKFALSGDIAFISQSGALGSAILDWSVTRGLGFSKFISLGNKAGLDETDFIDYLAGDPDTKVIICYIESITGGQRFMDVARAASQVKPVIVFKSGTSAAGARAASSHTGSLAGNDRVYETVFKQCNVMRVKKLDDLFSLAATFTSQPLPRGNRVAILTNAGGPGIITTDNIEASALTMAQFSNRVTEALKVGLPETANIHNPVDVIGDARADRYAYAMEHIMSDENVDSVLVLLTPQTVTQPEETAEALVGIRSRHPGKPVLASFMGGELVGGAVDYLEKSGIATFPFPEPAVNALDGITKYSILRKQIEKEGRERALRPAPDRERVAAIFASVREDSRTNLIGSEAAQVADAYGIPAAPSVLATTVEEAVKAAEKMGYPVVLKLAAPKIQHKTDLGGVKLNIRSADDIRRNFNEIISTVRIKMPNAQISGIEVQKMMPPGREMIIGMSRDPQFGPMIMFGMGGIYVNLLKDVSFRMAYKLTRRQIEDMIKETKAYTLLRGFRGEAPADMDALVDAIARIAQLTLDFPEIAELDINPVFAYEKGLSALDVKIMLAPSKETRKQEVVDSVMPGSAVAQ
- a CDS encoding zinc ribbon domain-containing protein, with the translated sequence MALYEFSCVSCGARFEELVTGSAEGVKCPRCGAANVKKLLSTFGYNSGSSFKSSSISSGGCTSCGGGSCSTCGH